From the Lysobacter sp. FW306-1B-D06B genome, one window contains:
- a CDS encoding LysM peptidoglycan-binding domain-containing protein: MTTPDKKADFSDVQSNVESTEQIKPDFSDVQSTVSSTEQITSATAGEAQTYTVQKGDTLSHIAKQFYGKAGKWNAIFEANRDQLDDPDRIQPGQVLRIPPAGE, translated from the coding sequence GTGACCACACCGGACAAGAAGGCCGATTTCTCCGACGTCCAGAGCAACGTCGAGAGCACGGAACAGATCAAACCGGATTTCAGCGACGTCCAGTCGACGGTCAGCTCCACCGAGCAGATCACGTCTGCCACGGCGGGCGAAGCGCAGACGTACACCGTGCAGAAGGGCGACACGCTCTCGCACATCGCCAAGCAGTTCTACGGCAAGGCCGGCAAGTGGAACGCGATCTTCGAAGCGAACCGCGATCAGCTTGACGACCCCGACCGCATCCAGCCCGGCCAGGTGCTGCGTATTCCGCCGGCCGGCGAGTGA
- a CDS encoding NAD(P)H-dependent glycerol-3-phosphate dehydrogenase, giving the protein MEATTLPNVAVLGAGSWGTALAALIARHGHSTVLWGRDADGVTAIDQRHENPRYLPGIPLPASLRATTDLAEALKDADLVLVVVPSHAFAETLRKLAPHRPAHAGVAWATKGFEPGSGRFLHEVAEEVLGPDVPLAVVTGPSFAKEVAQGLPTALTVHGSDAQFAQAVADALHGPAFRAYTGNDMLGAELGGAMKNVLAVATGVADGMALGLNARAGLITRGLNEMLRLNHAIGGKAETLMGLAGLGDLVLTCTGDLSRNRRLGLALGRGQSIEDAVREIGQVVESVQTADEVMRQAERHGIELPISSAVQAVLHGDITPAEGLKLLLAREQKPEYPRNLFS; this is encoded by the coding sequence ATGGAAGCGACCACTCTTCCGAACGTCGCAGTCCTCGGTGCGGGCTCCTGGGGCACCGCCCTGGCCGCCCTGATCGCACGGCACGGTCATTCGACCGTGCTGTGGGGTCGCGACGCCGACGGCGTCACGGCCATCGACCAGCGCCACGAGAACCCGCGCTACCTGCCCGGCATTCCGCTGCCGGCGTCGCTGCGCGCGACCACCGACCTGGCCGAAGCCCTCAAGGACGCCGACCTCGTGCTGGTCGTCGTGCCTTCGCACGCGTTCGCCGAAACCCTGCGCAAGCTGGCCCCGCATCGCCCGGCGCACGCCGGCGTGGCGTGGGCGACCAAGGGTTTCGAGCCCGGCAGCGGCCGTTTCCTGCATGAAGTCGCCGAAGAGGTGCTGGGTCCCGACGTGCCGCTGGCCGTCGTCACCGGCCCGTCCTTCGCCAAGGAAGTCGCGCAGGGCCTGCCCACCGCATTGACCGTGCACGGCAGCGATGCGCAGTTCGCGCAGGCCGTCGCCGACGCGCTGCACGGCCCCGCCTTCCGCGCCTACACCGGCAACGACATGCTCGGCGCCGAGCTCGGCGGCGCGATGAAGAACGTGCTGGCCGTCGCCACCGGCGTCGCCGACGGCATGGCGCTGGGCCTCAATGCCCGCGCCGGCCTGATCACGCGCGGCCTCAACGAGATGCTGCGCCTGAACCACGCCATCGGCGGCAAGGCCGAAACGCTGATGGGCCTGGCGGGCCTGGGCGACCTGGTGCTGACCTGCACCGGCGATCTTTCGCGCAACCGCCGGCTCGGCCTCGCGCTGGGCCGCGGCCAATCGATCGAGGACGCCGTGCGCGAGATCGGCCAGGTGGTCGAATCGGTGCAGACCGCCGACGAAGTCATGCGGCAGGCGGAGCGTCATGGCATCGAGCTGCCGATCTCCAGCGCGGTGCAGGCCGTGCTGCACGGGGACATCACGCCGGCCGAAGGCCTCAAGCTCCTGCTCGCGCGCGAACAGAAGCCCGAGTACCCACGCAACCTGTTCTCCTGA
- a CDS encoding diffusible signal factor-reguated Ax21 faimly protein produces the protein MKRSLLALTLLAALPFAASAAEGVSYNYIEGGYIANNGDNRPDADGWSVGGAGAIAPNFHVFGNYSSQEFDHNFGDLDRWRLGVGYNHEINSKVDLLTRVAYEKQEFDAIDLDGWSVEAGVRASLTPNLEGYALAGYEDYDHGVDGEFYGRLGAQVKFNQMWGVNGEVKFVDGYTEYFVGPRISF, from the coding sequence ATGAAGCGTTCCCTGCTTGCCCTGACCCTGCTGGCTGCCCTGCCGTTCGCCGCTTCCGCTGCCGAAGGCGTGTCGTACAACTACATCGAAGGCGGCTACATCGCTAACAACGGCGACAACCGTCCCGATGCCGACGGCTGGTCCGTGGGCGGTGCCGGCGCCATCGCGCCGAACTTCCACGTGTTCGGCAACTACAGCAGCCAGGAGTTCGACCACAACTTCGGCGACCTCGACCGCTGGCGCCTGGGCGTGGGCTACAACCACGAGATCAACAGCAAGGTCGATCTGCTGACCCGCGTCGCCTACGAGAAGCAGGAGTTCGACGCGATCGACCTGGACGGCTGGAGCGTTGAAGCCGGCGTGCGCGCCTCGCTGACCCCGAACCTGGAAGGCTATGCGCTGGCCGGTTACGAGGACTACGACCACGGCGTCGACGGCGAGTTCTACGGCCGCCTCGGCGCGCAGGTGAAGTTCAACCAGATGTGGGGCGTCAACGGCGAAGTGAAGTTCGTCGACGGCTACACCGAGTACTTCGTCGGCCCGCGCATCAGCTTCTGA
- a CDS encoding outer membrane beta-barrel protein codes for MKKELALALALAVAPTAALADGHSYTYLEAGYAQLEQELPGLDGFEVEDIKAGGFFIGGSAAVSPSLHVFGAYRKGDDDDLVVSAPVVGPIGSASIDMSQAVLGMGYHHGLSERTDLVAELSWLNTEIDVKGDDEGAQKGDDVRAAVGVRHNIANNVEVWIKGNYTDGDVYDGAFSASAGLQYKLTSNWGLVAEAEGGGDSAMFAVGARASF; via the coding sequence ATGAAGAAGGAACTCGCGCTGGCGCTCGCGCTGGCCGTGGCGCCGACCGCCGCGCTCGCAGACGGCCACAGCTACACCTACCTGGAAGCCGGCTACGCCCAACTCGAACAGGAACTGCCCGGCCTGGACGGCTTCGAGGTCGAAGACATCAAGGCAGGCGGGTTTTTCATCGGCGGCTCGGCGGCGGTGTCGCCGTCGCTCCACGTGTTCGGCGCGTACCGCAAGGGCGACGATGACGACCTCGTCGTCTCAGCGCCGGTGGTGGGGCCGATCGGCAGCGCCAGTATCGACATGTCGCAAGCGGTCCTGGGCATGGGCTATCACCATGGATTGAGCGAGCGCACCGACCTGGTGGCCGAGCTGAGCTGGCTCAACACCGAGATCGACGTGAAGGGCGACGACGAAGGCGCGCAGAAGGGCGACGACGTGCGCGCGGCGGTTGGCGTGCGACACAACATCGCCAACAACGTGGAAGTGTGGATCAAGGGCAACTACACCGACGGCGACGTCTACGACGGCGCTTTCAGCGCCAGCGCCGGCCTGCAGTACAAGCTCACCTCGAACTGGGGCCTGGTGGCCGAAGCCGAGGGTGGCGGCGACTCGGCGATGTTCGCGGTGGGCGCGCGCGCCAGCTTCTGA
- the queF gene encoding NADPH-dependent 7-cyano-7-deazaguanine reductase QueF (Catalyzes the NADPH-dependent reduction of 7-cyano-7-deazaguanine (preQ0) to 7-aminomethyl-7-deazaguanine (preQ1) in queuosine biosynthesis) — protein MTHDLPLGRHVDYPREYDASLLFPIARTLGRDHIGISTGALPFEGVDRWNAYELSWLDQRGKPRVGTATITVPATSPNLIESKSLKLYLNSFNSARFASDESVRARIVDDLSRVAGADVEVEFGLPPIDETSPGNAVMDCIDGLDIDVDDYGPPNADHLSADAGNVVTEALTSSLLKSNCPVTGQPDWARIVIAYHGPKLDRAGLLRYLVSFRDHAEFHEQCVERVFVDLLARAGAQRLSVEARYTRRGGLDINPWRATPGSARPVPGRDERQ, from the coding sequence ATGACCCACGATCTCCCCCTCGGGCGTCACGTCGACTACCCGCGCGAGTACGACGCCAGCCTGCTGTTCCCCATCGCCCGGACCCTCGGCCGCGACCACATCGGCATCAGCACGGGCGCGCTGCCCTTCGAAGGCGTGGACCGATGGAATGCCTACGAACTGAGCTGGCTCGACCAGCGCGGCAAGCCGCGCGTGGGCACGGCGACGATCACCGTGCCGGCGACCTCGCCGAACCTGATCGAATCCAAGTCGCTCAAGCTCTATCTCAACTCGTTCAACTCGGCGCGTTTCGCGTCGGACGAATCGGTGCGTGCGCGCATCGTGGACGACCTCTCGCGCGTGGCCGGCGCAGACGTGGAAGTCGAGTTCGGCCTGCCGCCGATCGACGAGACCTCGCCGGGCAACGCGGTCATGGACTGCATCGACGGACTCGACATCGACGTCGACGACTACGGTCCGCCGAACGCCGACCATCTGTCGGCCGATGCCGGCAACGTCGTCACCGAAGCGCTCACCAGCTCGCTGCTGAAGTCCAACTGTCCCGTCACGGGACAGCCCGACTGGGCGCGCATCGTCATCGCCTACCACGGGCCGAAACTCGATCGCGCCGGACTGCTGCGCTACCTGGTGTCGTTCCGCGATCACGCCGAGTTCCACGAGCAATGCGTCGAACGCGTGTTCGTCGACCTGCTCGCGCGCGCAGGTGCGCAGCGTCTGTCGGTGGAGGCGCGCTACACGCGTCGCGGTGGACTGGACATCAATCCCTGGCGCGCCACGCCGGGCAGCGCGCGTCCGGTGCCGGGTCGCGACGAACGGCAGTAG
- a CDS encoding YchJ family metal-binding protein, with translation MPPSAPCPCGRAKPYGQCCGPLHAGTPATDAEALMRSRYTAYVLGDVSYLMASWHPDTRPDDLDLGDAGATRWLGLEVKRHVAVDAMHATVEFVARSRTGGAPAVRMHEVSRFVREGDHWFYVDGEFPGR, from the coding sequence ATGCCGCCCTCCGCCCCGTGTCCCTGCGGTCGCGCAAAGCCCTACGGGCAGTGTTGCGGGCCACTCCACGCCGGCACCCCGGCGACCGACGCTGAGGCGCTGATGCGTTCGCGCTACACCGCCTACGTGCTGGGCGATGTGTCCTACCTGATGGCGAGCTGGCATCCGGACACGCGCCCCGACGATCTCGACCTGGGCGATGCGGGCGCGACGCGCTGGCTGGGTCTGGAAGTGAAGCGCCATGTCGCGGTGGATGCGATGCATGCGACGGTGGAGTTCGTCGCGCGCTCCAGGACCGGCGGCGCGCCGGCGGTGCGCATGCACGAGGTGAGCCGCTTCGTGCGCGAAGGCGACCACTGGTTCTACGTGGACGGCGAGTTTCCCGGCCGGTAG